The following proteins are encoded in a genomic region of Thermococcus henrietii:
- a CDS encoding ABC transporter permease, with product MARGLGRYILIRALMIIPMILILYTIVFFFLRILPGNPILAVVGTKNIPPEQLKHLEHLAGLDKPLYVQYFDYLWKMLHGDLGVTLASPMGKPVSSYIALRLPATIELTIFAFTVSVLLGIATGVLGAVRKGTKTDTAMRVYSIVAYTLFIPWFGMMLQYLFGVKLHWLPTSGRIDPSITSFHPITGLYILDSIIQGNWTALGSVLEHLILPSLTLGIVLSGAYTRLVRNNLVDVLSQDFVRAYKARGVPDRKVLLYALKNAFIPVVTLMGLQFAILLGGAVLTETTFNWPGMGTFIMDRISYRDYNSIQGAVIVFAFFVGVISLIVDVIYALLDPRVEY from the coding sequence ATGGCAAGGGGACTCGGCAGGTACATCCTTATCAGGGCTTTAATGATAATCCCGATGATACTCATTCTCTACACAATCGTATTCTTTTTCCTGAGAATCCTTCCCGGAAACCCGATTTTGGCGGTCGTCGGAACGAAGAATATTCCACCGGAGCAGTTGAAGCACCTCGAACACCTGGCCGGTCTCGATAAGCCCCTCTACGTCCAGTACTTCGACTACCTCTGGAAGATGCTTCACGGCGACCTCGGCGTTACGCTCGCCTCCCCGATGGGCAAGCCCGTTTCGAGCTACATAGCGCTCCGCCTTCCCGCGACGATAGAGCTGACCATATTCGCCTTCACAGTCAGCGTGCTCCTCGGAATAGCCACAGGCGTTCTCGGCGCGGTCAGAAAGGGCACAAAAACCGACACCGCGATGAGGGTCTACAGCATAGTGGCTTACACCCTCTTCATTCCCTGGTTCGGCATGATGCTCCAGTACCTCTTCGGCGTCAAGCTCCACTGGTTGCCGACCTCGGGCAGGATTGACCCCTCGATAACGTCGTTCCACCCGATAACGGGCCTCTACATCCTTGACAGCATAATCCAGGGCAACTGGACGGCCCTCGGAAGCGTGCTCGAACACCTGATTCTGCCGAGCCTCACCCTCGGAATAGTGCTCAGCGGTGCCTACACGAGGCTCGTGAGAAACAACCTCGTTGACGTCCTCAGTCAGGACTTCGTGAGGGCCTACAAAGCGAGGGGCGTCCCCGATAGAAAGGTCCTGCTCTACGCGCTCAAGAACGCCTTCATTCCCGTCGTCACGCTCATGGGCCTCCAGTTCGCGATACTCCTCGGCGGAGCCGTTCTGACCGAGACGACCTTCAACTGGCCGGGGATGGGAACGTTCATAATGGACAGGATAAGCTACCGCGACTACAACTCGATACAGGGGGCGGTGATAGTGTTCGCCTTCTTCGTCGGCGTAATCAGCCTCATCGTCGACGTCATCTACGCCCTCCTCGACCCGAGGGTGGAGTACTGA
- a CDS encoding M67 family metallopeptidase — protein sequence MRLIIRREIIKMLIEMAKNANVEVCGFLLGQKESLNEINLSVIEARQIRNRLNSPNAFGMEPEEMVRVLDEAETRGLEVVGIFHSHLKCPPVLSERDLEGMKNWPVVWLIVTPEGEVRAWVLGKGGVEEVEIIDEANNVREGGRTRNSENGDLRHSHRGTR from the coding sequence ATGAGGCTCATCATAAGGCGTGAGATTATCAAAATGCTCATCGAGATGGCCAAAAACGCCAACGTTGAGGTCTGCGGCTTCCTGCTTGGACAAAAGGAGAGCCTAAATGAGATAAACCTTTCGGTCATCGAAGCTAGACAGATACGGAACAGGCTCAACTCCCCAAACGCCTTTGGGATGGAACCGGAGGAGATGGTCAGGGTTCTCGATGAGGCAGAAACGAGGGGCCTCGAAGTCGTCGGAATCTTCCACTCCCACCTCAAATGCCCACCAGTGCTGAGCGAGCGCGACTTGGAGGGAATGAAGAACTGGCCGGTTGTGTGGCTCATTGTCACACCGGAAGGGGAAGTTAGGGCGTGGGTTCTGGGGAAGGGAGGAGTGGAGGAAGTTGAAATCATAGATGAAGCTAATAACGTCCGGGAAGGGGGACGAACGAGGAATTCAGAAAACGGAGACTTGAGACACTCACACAGAGGGACCCGTTAA
- a CDS encoding 6-hydroxymethylpterin diphosphokinase MptE-like protein translates to MRWEDWKPFYLRIVREMGYSIKEDRKSAELLRSLLLEGDEYLLREELEAVIGRKAYVFGAGPSLENALKEFDFSDGTLISADGATTALLDFGLVPDVIVTDLDGRISDIKLTNDRGSFLVVHAHGDNRDKLVSYVPFLSRILGTCQTEPLDIIYNFGGFTDGDRAVFLAEELGAREITLVGFDFGETVGKWSKPSLKEHSPVWESKRKKFEFARELLEWLEKNGRARIEYLSPELMD, encoded by the coding sequence ATGCGGTGGGAGGACTGGAAACCCTTCTACCTCCGCATCGTGAGGGAGATGGGCTATTCAATCAAGGAAGACCGGAAGTCGGCCGAGCTACTCCGCTCACTCCTTCTTGAAGGTGATGAGTACCTCCTCCGCGAGGAGCTTGAGGCGGTAATTGGGCGGAAAGCCTACGTCTTTGGAGCGGGTCCAAGTCTTGAAAACGCATTGAAAGAGTTCGACTTCTCGGACGGGACGCTCATATCTGCTGACGGCGCGACGACGGCTTTGCTTGACTTCGGCCTCGTCCCCGATGTAATCGTCACGGACCTCGACGGAAGGATTTCGGACATAAAGCTCACCAACGATAGAGGTTCCTTCCTCGTCGTCCACGCCCACGGGGACAACCGGGATAAGCTCGTCTCCTACGTCCCGTTCCTGTCGAGAATCCTCGGCACCTGCCAGACCGAGCCTCTGGACATAATTTACAACTTCGGGGGCTTTACCGACGGAGACAGGGCGGTCTTTCTGGCGGAAGAGCTCGGGGCCAGGGAGATAACGCTGGTCGGCTTCGACTTCGGCGAGACCGTTGGGAAGTGGAGCAAGCCCTCGCTGAAGGAGCACTCGCCGGTCTGGGAGAGCAAGCGCAAGAAGTTCGAGTTCGCGAGGGAACTGTTGGAGTGGCTGGAGAAAAACGGAAGGGCGAGGATTGAGTACCTTTCCCCGGAGCTCATGGATTAA
- a CDS encoding ABC transporter permease, producing the protein MMVIEGFVKLLRERKPGRGLFIFGFSIVLIVILMAIFAPWIAPHNPTEISADIFQPPSWKHPMGTNNLGQDVFSRIVWGSRVILYVVAVATTLSIAIGVPLGLLSGYRGGKIDRTLSMIMDSIYSFPSLILAIVIAVVLGPSPINTAVAISFVYVPTYFRMVRGQTLSLKGQLFVEAARALGVKDWETMKKYILPNVLPTVLVVFTLSVADAILTEAGLSFLGLSVTPPTPDWGYDLRVGQPFLLDGYWWLAFFPGVMIMLLAMGFAMIGEAINERLSLGTR; encoded by the coding sequence ATGATGGTCATCGAAGGGTTCGTCAAGCTCCTCCGCGAGAGGAAGCCCGGGAGGGGTCTCTTCATATTCGGCTTCTCCATAGTGCTCATCGTAATCCTGATGGCGATTTTTGCGCCCTGGATAGCGCCCCACAACCCGACTGAGATAAGCGCCGACATATTCCAGCCCCCGAGCTGGAAGCATCCGATGGGCACCAACAACCTCGGCCAGGACGTCTTTTCAAGGATAGTCTGGGGCTCGCGCGTAATCCTCTACGTCGTCGCCGTTGCGACAACGCTCTCAATCGCCATAGGCGTCCCCCTCGGCCTGCTCTCTGGCTACCGGGGAGGCAAGATAGACAGGACGCTCAGCATGATTATGGACAGCATCTACTCCTTCCCGTCGCTCATCCTAGCCATAGTCATCGCCGTCGTCCTCGGCCCCAGTCCAATAAACACCGCCGTCGCGATAAGCTTCGTCTACGTGCCAACGTACTTCAGAATGGTTCGTGGGCAGACCCTCAGCCTTAAGGGCCAGCTCTTTGTCGAGGCCGCAAGGGCCCTCGGCGTCAAGGACTGGGAGACCATGAAAAAGTACATCCTCCCCAACGTCCTGCCGACGGTTCTCGTCGTCTTCACTCTCAGCGTAGCGGATGCCATACTGACGGAAGCAGGCCTGAGCTTCCTCGGGCTCTCTGTAACCCCACCAACGCCCGACTGGGGCTACGACCTGCGCGTTGGACAGCCATTCCTGCTCGACGGCTACTGGTGGCTGGCCTTCTTCCCGGGAGTCATGATAATGCTCCTCGCGATGGGCTTTGCCATGATCGGAGAGGCCATCAACGAGAGGCTCTCCCTTGGAACGAGGTGA
- a CDS encoding MBL fold metallo-hydrolase, with protein MLVYFIGTGGSEGIPAHLCTCSTCNEARKFGFAQRKPSTLAVITDNRKAVLFDVGTDIRDFLNVPLEAIFLTHWHHDHIYGLYKLRWMARKTVLYAPEGSADALILQDPKNLRPRTLRPFETVELDTLRITALKLNHGVETLGYLIEEDGKGVALLYDTKGLPEETWEFLEERAPLRLAIVDATYPPGFDDPYHNNVDEAAELGLRLAERTVLSHISHKNLPFLELTDYVRKRWGNKVLVAYDGMVFYV; from the coding sequence ATGCTCGTCTACTTCATCGGCACCGGGGGGAGCGAGGGAATTCCTGCTCACCTCTGCACCTGCTCGACCTGCAACGAGGCGAGAAAGTTCGGCTTCGCCCAGAGGAAGCCCTCAACGCTCGCGGTAATTACTGACAACAGGAAGGCCGTTCTCTTCGACGTCGGGACCGATATAAGGGACTTCCTCAACGTCCCGCTTGAGGCCATCTTCCTGACCCACTGGCACCACGACCACATCTACGGCCTCTACAAGCTCCGCTGGATGGCGAGGAAAACGGTTCTTTATGCACCGGAAGGGAGCGCCGACGCGCTAATCCTGCAGGACCCGAAGAACCTCCGCCCGAGAACGCTCAGGCCCTTCGAAACGGTCGAGCTCGACACGCTGAGGATTACTGCGTTAAAGCTCAACCACGGCGTTGAAACCCTCGGCTACCTCATCGAGGAGGACGGAAAGGGCGTGGCTCTGCTCTACGACACCAAGGGCCTTCCTGAGGAGACGTGGGAGTTTTTGGAAGAGAGGGCCCCGCTCAGGCTGGCGATTGTAGATGCCACCTATCCACCCGGCTTCGACGACCCCTACCACAACAACGTTGACGAAGCGGCCGAACTCGGGCTTAGATTAGCTGAGAGAACCGTTCTGAGCCATATCTCTCACAAGAACCTGCCGTTCCTTGAGCTGACCGACTACGTGCGGAAGAGGTGGGGAAACAAAGTTCTCGTCGCATACGACGGCATGGTGTTCTACGTTTAG
- a CDS encoding ATP-binding protein codes for MVQPDDFILEHLLNTQNLLAPYNKPHRRELYRWLSSKLKAYLENETPDTVLLLGIRGVGKTTLLAQLYFEAIKRTSPNNILYLSLDRLKALGLELLEVIDAYRRLVRPKNAVLLLDEVQYERDWDLKLKLLHDERRFLIIATGSSAIKLRESPDLARRALHRELFPMTFREYHLLKTGRKLPELIGRILRGQGVSMPPITEDVELYVRAGSMPLILEMEEWEVYERLTAMLDRVIYRDLRDVHEFDAETLDKTLDLLHLLATPKGERFSYERLSKTLGLAKGTVMKLIDALEKAGLVQRILPCGSLSKAKRKSPKIKFIAVPIKSALLFGSGFSLGKKEVFASLLEDIVAFYLFLLAKSRNGKLCYEPGKGGADFVLEVGGEKVVVEVGLGKVRKDQVERSMERLNAKKGIVLGSKYEVGDRIVFYPWQMFVAGF; via the coding sequence ATGGTTCAACCTGATGACTTTATTTTGGAGCACCTCCTCAACACCCAAAACCTGCTCGCTCCGTACAACAAGCCTCACAGAAGGGAGCTGTATCGCTGGCTTTCCTCAAAACTGAAAGCGTATCTTGAAAATGAAACTCCGGACACGGTTCTTCTGCTCGGCATAAGGGGAGTTGGGAAAACAACCCTTCTCGCCCAGCTGTACTTTGAGGCCATAAAGAGAACGAGCCCAAACAACATACTCTACCTCTCGCTCGACAGGCTGAAGGCCCTTGGTCTGGAACTGTTGGAGGTAATTGACGCCTACCGGCGTCTTGTTCGACCAAAGAACGCGGTGCTCCTGCTCGACGAGGTGCAGTACGAAAGGGACTGGGATTTAAAGCTCAAACTCCTCCATGATGAGAGGCGGTTCCTCATAATTGCCACCGGTTCATCGGCGATAAAGCTCAGGGAGAGCCCGGACCTTGCGAGACGGGCACTGCACAGGGAGCTGTTCCCGATGACGTTCAGGGAATACCACCTCCTCAAAACCGGTCGCAAACTTCCCGAACTAATTGGGAGAATCCTTCGGGGGCAGGGGGTTTCAATGCCCCCAATAACGGAAGATGTGGAACTCTACGTAAGGGCCGGCTCGATGCCACTGATTCTCGAAATGGAAGAGTGGGAGGTCTACGAGCGCCTGACCGCGATGCTCGACAGGGTTATCTACCGCGACCTCAGGGACGTGCACGAGTTCGATGCAGAAACACTTGACAAAACCCTTGACCTCCTCCACCTGCTTGCAACGCCAAAAGGAGAACGCTTCAGCTACGAGAGGCTCTCAAAGACCCTTGGTCTTGCCAAGGGAACCGTTATGAAGCTGATTGATGCCCTTGAGAAGGCAGGCCTCGTGCAGAGGATTCTCCCGTGCGGTTCTCTCTCAAAAGCAAAGAGGAAAAGCCCGAAAATCAAGTTTATAGCGGTTCCGATAAAGTCAGCCCTGCTCTTTGGCTCCGGCTTCAGCCTGGGGAAGAAGGAAGTCTTTGCCTCGTTGCTTGAAGATATCGTGGCGTTCTATCTGTTCCTCCTCGCAAAGTCCAGAAACGGCAAACTCTGCTACGAACCCGGCAAAGGAGGAGCAGACTTTGTTCTCGAGGTGGGTGGAGAGAAGGTCGTAGTGGAAGTCGGTCTCGGCAAGGTCAGAAAAGACCAAGTTGAAAGGAGTATGGAGCGTCTAAATGCAAAGAAAGGCATCGTATTGGGTAGCAAGTACGAGGTGGGCGATAGGATAGTGTTTTATCCCTGGCAGATGTTCGTGGCAGGATTTTAA
- a CDS encoding ABC transporter ATP-binding protein, which produces MLLEVRNLSIYYYTLSGVVKGAEGVSFNVEEGEWITFVGESGSGKSTVAHAVMNLVPSPGKVVSGEVIFEGKDILKLSKEELRQIRGKEMTMVFQDPMTSLDPLRTIDDQMIEAMTVHGVPEDEARERAKELLQRVNLPPDRLDYYPHQLSGGQRQRVSIAIAMAFRPKLLIADEPTTALDVIVQDSIMDLLDEMKAEGTSIYFVTHDISLAVERSDRIAVMYAGKLVELGTVEQIVENPLHPYTKALIDAVPDLWSEKPVKAIPGYPPDLRNPPKGCRFHPRCPLAKAGICDAEEPELREVERYHFVACHFPGGAKDE; this is translated from the coding sequence ATGCTCCTTGAGGTCAGAAACCTTAGCATTTACTACTATACCCTCTCCGGAGTCGTCAAGGGGGCGGAAGGGGTCAGCTTCAACGTCGAGGAGGGAGAGTGGATAACATTCGTCGGCGAGAGCGGGAGCGGGAAGTCAACCGTTGCCCACGCCGTCATGAACCTCGTTCCGTCGCCGGGAAAGGTTGTCTCCGGAGAGGTAATCTTCGAGGGGAAGGACATACTCAAGCTCTCCAAGGAGGAGCTGAGACAAATCAGAGGAAAAGAGATGACGATGGTCTTCCAGGACCCGATGACGAGCCTCGACCCCCTGCGGACGATAGACGACCAGATGATTGAGGCCATGACGGTCCACGGCGTCCCCGAGGACGAGGCGAGGGAGAGGGCCAAGGAGCTCCTCCAGAGAGTTAATCTGCCTCCCGACAGGCTCGATTACTACCCGCACCAGCTCTCCGGTGGTCAGAGACAGCGCGTTAGCATAGCTATCGCGATGGCCTTCAGGCCAAAGCTTCTCATAGCGGACGAGCCGACGACTGCCCTCGACGTCATCGTCCAGGACTCGATAATGGATTTACTCGACGAGATGAAGGCCGAGGGGACGAGCATCTACTTCGTAACCCACGATATATCGCTCGCGGTCGAGAGAAGCGATAGGATAGCGGTGATGTACGCGGGCAAGCTCGTTGAACTCGGAACGGTTGAGCAGATAGTTGAGAACCCGCTTCACCCCTATACGAAAGCTCTCATAGACGCGGTTCCCGACCTGTGGAGCGAGAAGCCGGTTAAGGCGATACCAGGCTATCCGCCGGACCTCAGGAACCCGCCGAAGGGATGCCGCTTCCACCCGAGATGCCCGCTCGCAAAAGCCGGCATCTGCGACGCGGAGGAGCCGGAGCTGAGGGAGGTCGAGCGCTATCACTTCGTCGCCTGCCACTTCCCAGGGGGTGCAAAGGATGAGTGA
- a CDS encoding Mut7-C RNAse domain-containing protein, whose amino-acid sequence MKFIADMMLGRLARWLRLYGYDTLYGIEDDDEIIEVAQKEGRVVLTKDVALARRAERLGAKAFLLRSNSLEGQVEELKRLGVQFEELFPANARCPKCNGPIKAVPKEAVKGKVPPGVYEDYNEFYVCQNCGQIYWPGKQWREMLKMDKKLRGQ is encoded by the coding sequence ATGAAGTTCATCGCCGACATGATGCTCGGAAGGCTCGCCCGCTGGTTGCGCCTCTACGGCTACGATACGCTCTACGGAATCGAGGACGACGATGAGATAATCGAGGTTGCCCAGAAAGAGGGCAGGGTAGTCCTCACCAAGGACGTCGCTCTCGCCCGGAGAGCCGAAAGGCTCGGCGCCAAAGCTTTTCTCCTCCGCTCCAACTCGCTTGAGGGACAGGTTGAAGAACTGAAGCGCCTTGGCGTCCAGTTTGAGGAGCTCTTTCCAGCTAACGCGCGCTGTCCGAAGTGCAACGGGCCCATAAAAGCGGTTCCAAAGGAAGCCGTTAAGGGCAAGGTTCCACCGGGGGTCTACGAGGATTACAACGAATTCTACGTCTGTCAGAACTGTGGACAAATCTACTGGCCCGGAAAACAGTGGCGGGAGATGCTGAAAATGGATAAAAAGCTGAGGGGTCAGTGA
- a CDS encoding ABC transporter ATP-binding protein, translated as MSEPLLKVENLKKYFPVRRSLIESLKKVPPKYVKAVDGISFEIARGEVLALIGESGCGKTTAGRTVLRLIEPTDGRVIFDGTDITKLSQEELRPFRRRMQIIFQDPYSSLSPRMKIGDAIAHPLLVHGLAEKEEAKEMALKMLKRVGLTPEEEFYERYPHHLSGGQRQRVVIARAMILKPEFVVADEAVSMIDVSMRASILELLESFREEYNLSQLFITHDIAVGKLIADRIAVMYLGKIVEIGPTDEVLKNPAHPYTKALIDAVPSIARRKKGRKFRVKGEVPNAVDVPPGCRFHPRCPFATEECRTKEPELVEVSHNHFVACHHPLH; from the coding sequence ATGAGTGAGCCACTCCTAAAAGTCGAGAACCTCAAAAAGTACTTCCCTGTCAGGAGAAGCCTCATCGAGTCACTGAAGAAAGTCCCACCGAAGTACGTGAAGGCCGTTGACGGAATAAGCTTCGAGATAGCGAGGGGAGAGGTCTTGGCTCTCATCGGCGAAAGCGGTTGCGGAAAAACCACCGCCGGGAGGACGGTGCTCAGGCTGATAGAGCCGACAGACGGGAGGGTAATCTTTGATGGGACCGACATAACGAAGCTGAGCCAGGAGGAGCTGAGGCCTTTCAGGCGGAGGATGCAGATTATCTTCCAAGACCCATACTCAAGCCTGAGCCCGAGGATGAAGATTGGCGACGCCATAGCGCACCCGCTCCTCGTTCACGGCCTCGCGGAGAAGGAAGAGGCCAAGGAGATGGCCCTGAAGATGCTCAAGCGCGTCGGATTAACCCCGGAGGAGGAGTTCTACGAGCGCTATCCGCACCACCTCAGCGGCGGCCAGAGGCAGCGCGTCGTCATAGCGAGGGCGATGATACTCAAGCCCGAGTTCGTGGTCGCCGATGAAGCGGTCTCGATGATAGACGTCTCGATGCGCGCCTCAATCCTTGAGCTCCTTGAGTCCTTCAGGGAGGAGTACAACCTCAGCCAGCTCTTCATAACCCACGACATAGCGGTCGGAAAGCTCATAGCCGACAGGATAGCTGTGATGTACCTCGGGAAGATAGTCGAGATTGGGCCGACCGACGAGGTGCTGAAGAACCCGGCTCACCCATACACGAAGGCCCTCATAGACGCCGTTCCCTCGATAGCGCGCAGGAAGAAGGGCAGAAAGTTCAGGGTGAAAGGCGAGGTCCCAAACGCGGTGGACGTTCCGCCCGGATGCCGGTTCCACCCGAGGTGCCCGTTCGCGACCGAGGAGTGCAGAACCAAGGAGCCGGAGCTCGTTGAGGTTAGCCACAACCACTTCGTCGCCTGCCACCACCCGCTTCACTGA
- a CDS encoding ABC transporter substrate-binding protein, translating into MRRSKLGLLIAFLVLFSVVASGCISSGGSSSTSPSSAPTAASSEKDTIIIGVTDKVTDLDPANAYDFYTWEVLNNVMEGLVKYKPGTLEIEPALAENWTVNKDSTVWTFHLRKDLKFDDGTPLTAKDVVRSIERVMTIKGDPSWLVTSFVKKVEAKDDYTVVFYLKHPTAYFLALLTTPPYFPVSPKYDNNKIDSDATYGGVGPYRIVKWVRDQELVLEANPYYYGPKPKTKKIIIKFYNDASTMRLALQNGEIDVAWRTLRPTDIKSLKESGKFNVIEVPGGFIRYVCLNTKIDPTKEVKVRQALAAAVDRNEISKIVYQGTVEPLYSLIPNGMWSHLDVFKEKYGDGNIELAKKLLQEAGYSESNPLQITLWYTPTHYGDTEASLAQVLKSEWEKTGMIKVTIKSAEWNTYTDYARKGQMMVYLLGWYPDYLDPDDYTTPFLDSDANGWAGTGYENEQVNELLRKAQTITDKNERAKLYEQVQQILAQDVPYIPLVQGKLFVVTQKNVKGVVIGPDMIFRYSTLYKE; encoded by the coding sequence ATGAGACGGTCAAAACTGGGACTATTGATTGCGTTTTTGGTTCTTTTTTCGGTAGTGGCCAGCGGCTGTATAAGCAGTGGTGGTAGCTCTTCAACGAGCCCATCTTCGGCCCCAACTGCAGCGAGCTCCGAGAAGGACACGATAATAATCGGCGTCACAGATAAGGTGACCGACCTCGACCCCGCAAACGCCTACGACTTCTACACGTGGGAGGTTCTCAACAACGTTATGGAAGGCCTCGTCAAGTACAAGCCGGGAACGCTGGAGATAGAACCTGCCCTCGCGGAGAACTGGACAGTAAACAAGGACTCAACCGTTTGGACGTTCCACCTCAGAAAGGACCTCAAGTTCGATGACGGGACGCCTCTAACAGCGAAGGACGTCGTCAGGAGCATCGAGAGGGTAATGACGATTAAGGGCGACCCCTCCTGGCTCGTCACGAGCTTCGTGAAAAAGGTCGAGGCCAAGGACGACTACACGGTCGTCTTCTACCTCAAGCACCCGACCGCTTACTTCCTCGCGCTCCTCACAACCCCGCCCTACTTCCCAGTCAGCCCGAAGTACGACAACAACAAGATTGACAGCGATGCAACCTACGGAGGCGTTGGGCCCTACAGAATAGTCAAGTGGGTCCGCGACCAGGAGCTCGTCCTCGAGGCGAACCCCTACTACTACGGCCCCAAGCCAAAGACCAAGAAGATAATCATCAAGTTCTACAACGACGCCTCAACCATGCGCCTTGCCCTCCAGAACGGCGAGATTGATGTAGCTTGGAGGACGCTGAGGCCGACCGACATAAAGAGCCTCAAGGAGAGCGGAAAGTTCAACGTCATCGAGGTTCCCGGTGGATTCATCCGCTACGTCTGTTTGAACACTAAGATTGACCCGACGAAGGAGGTAAAGGTCAGGCAGGCCCTCGCGGCGGCCGTTGACAGGAACGAGATTTCCAAGATAGTCTACCAGGGAACCGTTGAGCCCCTCTACAGCCTGATTCCGAACGGAATGTGGAGCCACCTCGACGTCTTCAAGGAGAAGTACGGCGACGGCAACATCGAGCTGGCGAAGAAGCTCCTCCAGGAGGCCGGCTACTCAGAGAGCAACCCGCTCCAGATAACCCTCTGGTACACACCGACCCACTACGGCGACACCGAGGCATCGCTCGCGCAGGTTCTCAAGAGCGAGTGGGAGAAGACCGGAATGATTAAGGTCACCATCAAGAGCGCCGAGTGGAACACTTACACAGACTACGCGAGGAAGGGCCAGATGATGGTCTACCTCCTCGGCTGGTACCCAGACTACCTCGACCCCGACGACTACACCACGCCGTTCCTTGACAGCGATGCCAACGGCTGGGCCGGAACCGGCTACGAGAACGAGCAGGTGAACGAGCTCCTCAGGAAGGCCCAGACCATAACCGACAAGAACGAAAGGGCCAAGCTCTACGAGCAGGTTCAGCAGATACTCGCCCAGGACGTTCCCTACATACCCCTCGTCCAGGGCAAGCTCTTCGTCGTTACCCAGAAGAACGTCAAGGGCGTTGTAATCGGCCCGGACATGATATTCCGCTACTCCACCCTCTACAAGGAGTGA
- a CDS encoding transposase: protein MRRKLAVLVFLAVFLMMYLYPLSIVPLLLLAREWEEFREEWRKSVLFIGLSIPLYGAKIALGISGWAKTLGITPVHVSPAIWWAVYLAFTALQTLAVYYVYRVGKGLGDYARTGGLVMLIAVPLHLLSLKLYFILTWTGLLLFLLGLEKERR from the coding sequence ATGAGGAGGAAGCTTGCGGTTTTGGTTTTTCTGGCGGTATTTCTGATGATGTACCTCTACCCCCTCTCGATAGTCCCGCTCCTGCTCCTCGCGAGGGAGTGGGAGGAATTCCGGGAGGAGTGGAGAAAGTCTGTCCTCTTCATAGGGCTCTCGATACCGCTCTACGGGGCGAAGATTGCCCTCGGCATCTCAGGCTGGGCCAAGACCCTTGGAATAACGCCGGTTCACGTTTCGCCTGCAATATGGTGGGCGGTTTATCTGGCCTTCACGGCACTCCAAACGCTGGCGGTTTACTACGTCTACCGCGTCGGAAAGGGGCTGGGCGACTACGCGAGAACCGGTGGGCTCGTAATGCTGATTGCCGTTCCGCTACACCTGCTCAGCCTCAAGCTGTACTTCATCCTCACGTGGACCGGGTTACTCCTCTTCCTGCTCGGTCTTGAAAAGGAAAGGAGGTGA
- a CDS encoding LSm family protein, whose translation MSEKQYLLDKTLERWKGKRVAVGVGSETSFSGILEDFDEEVILLRDVNDYAGNRAKELIVKIDDLNWITLL comes from the coding sequence ATGAGCGAGAAGCAGTACCTGCTCGACAAGACGCTGGAGCGCTGGAAGGGTAAGAGAGTAGCGGTCGGCGTTGGAAGCGAGACCAGCTTTTCGGGAATCCTCGAGGACTTCGACGAAGAGGTAATCCTCCTAAGGGACGTCAACGACTACGCCGGCAACAGGGCCAAGGAGCTGATAGTCAAGATAGACGACCTCAACTGGATAACCCTGCTGTGA
- the mobB gene encoding molybdopterin-guanine dinucleotide biosynthesis protein B: MKAVAFVGFKKSGKTTTVEAVARVLKERNYRVAIAKSMHADFDREGSDTWRFSKVADEVIVHAHDTDAVLFKAKDINALFSMVSADFLLLEGFKSIQHVPKVICARSEEDVRELNDGLAIAVSGVIASTGVEEIDGLPVIDATKEPERLADLVEEKAFMLPNIDCGLCGFKCAEMARMIVRGEKTLKDCVVLSSKPKVTVKIDGQVLPMKDWVQELVEKTIKGMLSAMKGYREGRRIEIVIRED; this comes from the coding sequence ATGAAGGCCGTTGCCTTCGTCGGCTTCAAGAAGAGCGGAAAGACGACTACGGTTGAGGCCGTCGCGAGGGTTTTGAAGGAGAGAAACTATCGCGTCGCGATAGCGAAGAGCATGCATGCCGACTTCGACAGGGAGGGAAGCGACACCTGGCGGTTCTCGAAGGTTGCCGATGAGGTTATAGTTCACGCCCACGACACCGACGCGGTGCTCTTCAAGGCCAAGGACATAAACGCGCTCTTCTCAATGGTTTCGGCAGACTTCCTCCTGCTTGAGGGGTTCAAATCGATACAGCACGTCCCCAAGGTGATATGCGCGAGGAGCGAGGAGGACGTTAGGGAGCTCAACGACGGCCTTGCCATAGCGGTGAGCGGGGTCATAGCTTCGACGGGGGTTGAGGAAATTGACGGTCTCCCCGTCATTGATGCGACGAAGGAACCCGAAAGGCTCGCAGACCTCGTTGAGGAAAAGGCTTTCATGCTTCCCAACATAGACTGTGGCCTCTGTGGCTTCAAGTGCGCCGAGATGGCGAGGATGATAGTTAGGGGCGAGAAAACTCTCAAGGACTGCGTTGTGCTGAGTTCGAAGCCCAAAGTCACGGTCAAGATAGACGGACAGGTTCTGCCGATGAAGGACTGGGTTCAGGAACTGGTAGAGAAGACGATAAAGGGCATGCTTTCGGCCATGAAGGGCTACCGCGAGGGCAGGAGGATAGAGATAGTGATTAGGGAGGATTAA